CCATTGATGTAGAGATTGTAAAAAGCAAACGTACCAGGAAATGCTGTCGCAGCAGCACCAGCGTCAGTGGTAAATGCAGTTGCCGCAATGGCAAACGTTGCACCAGTACCAGTTCCAGCACCCATGGTGGACGTAAATCTCAATGAGGTTAGATACGGTTTAACAATCGGCACTTCGAATCTCCTCCTCTAATGAATCCCTACTAGTAAATGATTGGATTCATCCGATTGAAACCGACAAATGACAGGAGAAGCACGCACATTTTCCCTCAAAAGAAGCTATTTGGAAAATAAAATCACCCTCCTACTTTTACCAGTAGGAGGGCTACATGATTTCTAATCTTGAAACAGTACTCGCAACTGCTCTTTCTCTGCGTCACTCAATACGTATTCTGCCATCGGGAACAGCACACTCTCTTCTTTAAAGAAATGTTCCATGAGTATTTCTATTGACTTCAGCAAATGAGTGTGGACAGCTTCTATTTCAACTGGATCAGATTTCTCCTTTTCTACGATTCGCATAAACGACATCAGGCTTTCATGAATAAGATCATGCTCTTCCTCCATGGCTGCAATCGGTCCCATCTCCCGTTCGATATAGTTAGCCATCAGAGGATACAGGTCTTCTTCCTCGCGTCTGGAGTGTTTCTCCAGTTCCGCCCGAAACGAGGACGCCAGCTCATGAAGCTCTGTTAGGCCTTGCTTTCTTTTCGTAGGTTCGGCAGTAGATTTCAGGTTATTTGCTAGATGTACGAGCTCATTCATCTGCTCAGCTAATGATAGGTGTTCTTCTTTCAGTTTTTCCAGAGCCGGACACAGCTTCCTTCTCCCTTCAAACTCCTGCATCATCCCCATACATCCTATAGGCGGTGGTCCCATTACAATCCCTCCATCTACTAGTGGGAGTCAGTTACCAAAAG
This genomic stretch from Brevibacillus brevis harbors:
- a CDS encoding DUF4183 domain-containing protein gives rise to the protein MPIVKPYLTSLRFTSTMGAGTGTGATFAIAATAFTTDAGAAATAFPGTFAFYNLYINGVLQAGNTSTITTTAITIPDGDVENGGTPIVVEFVVN
- a CDS encoding hemerythrin domain-containing protein, with product MMQEFEGRRKLCPALEKLKEEHLSLAEQMNELVHLANNLKSTAEPTKRKQGLTELHELASSFRAELEKHSRREEEDLYPLMANYIEREMGPIAAMEEEHDLIHESLMSFMRIVEKEKSDPVEIEAVHTHLLKSIEILMEHFFKEESVLFPMAEYVLSDAEKEQLRVLFQD